From the genome of Segatella hominis, one region includes:
- a CDS encoding glycosyltransferase family A protein, with amino-acid sequence MQKYKEPENNGLTVIIPTYIPKDYLWDCLDSIEKQSLDKDKFQVIIVLNGEKEPYWSKIEEHLKSYTFNSTLLYSKAKGVSQARNIGIEAVKSRYITFIDDDDWISSCYLEEMLAQAENDAIVETYAKSVDERKKEEKEHFLGIAFKNSQKHKKHNILNSRSFFSSSCCKLIDINSIGKERFVEGITHGEDAFFMYKISYRIKKIKTTSEKAIYYVRERQDSASRNTQIRNKKKKMERKMLYLYSSTYFSHPFRYNFLFTVTRIIATLRKLLLE; translated from the coding sequence ATGCAAAAATATAAAGAACCTGAGAATAATGGTTTGACCGTTATTATACCAACATATATTCCCAAAGATTACCTATGGGATTGTTTGGATAGTATAGAAAAGCAATCCTTAGATAAAGACAAATTTCAAGTCATCATTGTATTAAATGGAGAAAAAGAACCATATTGGTCAAAAATAGAAGAACATCTCAAATCATATACATTCAATTCCACTTTGCTATACTCAAAAGCAAAGGGGGTATCACAAGCAAGAAATATTGGAATTGAAGCTGTAAAATCGAGATACATCACATTTATTGATGATGATGACTGGATTAGTTCTTGCTATTTGGAAGAAATGTTGGCACAAGCAGAAAACGATGCTATCGTAGAAACTTATGCAAAATCTGTAGATGAACGTAAAAAAGAAGAAAAAGAACATTTTCTTGGTATTGCTTTTAAAAATAGCCAAAAGCACAAGAAACATAATATTCTGAATTCTCGTAGTTTTTTCTCCAGTTCTTGCTGTAAACTAATAGACATAAATTCTATCGGTAAAGAACGTTTTGTAGAAGGAATCACACATGGTGAAGATGCCTTTTTCATGTATAAGATTTCATATCGCATTAAAAAGATTAAGACGACTTCCGAAAAGGCAATTTATTATGTGAGAGAAAGACAGGATTCTGCATCAAGGAATACTCAAATAAGAAATAAGAAGAAAAAGATGGAACGAAAAATGTTGTATTTATACTCTTCTACATATTTTTCTCATCCGTTTCGATACAACTTCTTATTTACAGTGACTAGAATCATAGCAACATTAAGAAAGCTACTATTAGAATAG